Sequence from the Exiguobacterium aurantiacum genome:
CAACTATCGATATCGGCCGAAGCCCGCGCCCGGTTTGAAGAACCGGTGAAACATCCGGAGCGTCTGGAGAAGATCAACGCCTTGAAGGCGGAGATTAATGCCGGGACGTATGCACGGGACGCGCGCGAAATCGCCAAACGCTTTCTACAAGGATGAATGAAAGCGGGGTCCGAGGGAGACCTTCGCATAAATATGATGGCACGGAAGCTGACTAAACAAGGGACACCCTTTCTTTAGTCGGCTCTTTTTTTGGAAAAAGGAGAGACTTATGCTCACATTACATACACGCTTGCTCGAACTCGCTTATGACAAAGAACGCTTGCTCGTCAACGGAGATATGCCCGCTTTTAGCGCGCTCGTCAAGGAAGAAGCGACACTCGTCCGACAAATCAAACAAAAAGAGGCGGAACGACTTCAAGGAACGTATCATTTGGACGATGAAGAGAAGGAAGCGTTACGACCGGTCGTCCTCGAGCTCAAACGGCAGAACGAATTGAACGCCGTCTTGCTCGAACAGTCGCTCCGGTATATTGAATGGCATTTGGACATGCTCATGCCAGAGGCAGATGATTTCACGTACGGCCAACAAGCGCTCGAGACGCGCTCGTTCAGCCGGGATGTATAAGGAGGAAGTTTGATGGGCTCAACATTTATGGGATTAGAGACGGCGCGCCGCAGTTTGACGACGCACCAATGGGCGCTCCAGGCGAC
This genomic interval carries:
- the flgN gene encoding flagellar export chaperone FlgN, whose translation is MLTLHTRLLELAYDKERLLVNGDMPAFSALVKEEATLVRQIKQKEAERLQGTYHLDDEEKEALRPVVLELKRQNELNAVLLEQSLRYIEWHLDMLMPEADDFTYGQQALETRSFSRDV
- a CDS encoding flagellar biosynthesis anti-sigma factor FlgM; this encodes MRIDSAKWVHLPNTYEKKTQPETKPELTRQTDQLSISAEARARFEEPVKHPERLEKINALKAEINAGTYARDAREIAKRFLQG